ACAACTCAAATCACAGTGCCCCATTTGTTGCCTACTCACATGTATAGATTGGGCAGTTATAATATGGAGGCAAGGTGCCTGGCTGAGATGATTTAATGTGTTATGGCACTGCTGGAAAGTAAGGTAACAAGGGATATAATGACATGTTGTAGAACGCTGTGTTTGGTGATGTACCCACAGAGAGGGCTGGCCAAGTGTGTCATATGTGAGACAGGCAGGCTCTAGTAGACCTTCCTAGTACTGATTCATCAGTAGGCGGGCTCAGGTCAGGTGTAGACTGGCAGTCCAACCTGTCCTTGGTTGACTGTAAAGGCCCTTCAGTGACTCCTGTTCCTCCTCCCCAATGTCATTGTTCAGTTCATTGTTTTGGTGTGGACCATCTTGTTCCATCCCTGCTTCCCTCACTTCTTTTGTTGTAGTTTGTTCCTCAAATGGCGTTGCTTCATTTCCCTGAGCTCATCCACGTGTCTGGTCACAGGTACGTAAAGATTCCTCTTTGTTTCCACTCCTCAAATCATTCCCTAACTCGTAATAAGTGGAACTCACGTTCTCATCCTATCTTGTGTCACAGCTGGGTTGAGACTCAGTCGCtctttgaattcaattcagttttatttatacagcgccaaatcacaacaacagtcgcctcaaggtgctttatattgtaaggtagaccctacaatattacaTACAGAGAAttacccaacaatcatatgaccccctatgatcaagcactttggcgacagtgggaaggaaaaactcccttttaacaggaagaaacctccagcagaaccaggctcagggaggggcggggccatctgcagCAGGGGTGAGGTAACGGAGGTTAATAGTAACTAACGATGTGGTGTACGAGTGTGTGTGAAACGAggtgagaaaaggagaaagtgcATCGTGGGAAGCCCTAGGCATACGTATGTGTACTGTAGACGTAAGCATGCATAATGTAAATAGAACTAGCCTAGCACAGAACCATATTAACATTAGTGTGTGAGCACATCGTTATTGAGCTAAGATTTAAAAAGCTCTCTGACGCCTCTGGAAAATAATGAGACAATAATAATGACACGACAATGATTCTAATGTTCAAGAAAAGTGTAAAATATAGGATCTGGCAGGATCCCCGCAGAAAGGAAGACAAAAACGACTAAAATCCAGTGGATGGTGGCCGACAGGGATTGTCACCTTTCCCTTGTGTTCAGCAGTCTGTAGAAACTGCGACAGCGCTGACAGAGCCAATCTGATTCAAGTCACAAAGGCCACTAATGAGCACAGATAAAGTGATGAGCAGTTAATGAGGCAAAGTGGAACTGAAAATACAAGTTGCTGACAGCTCTGCCAGTCTATAGTGGACACAAATAAAGTGAGGACTAGTtaataaaggaaaacaaaactacaaaTGCACATTCCTGACAGCTTCTCTTGTCTCGTCTTTAAAAGTCCAGAATGAACCTTTTAAAGATGTGAAATACGCTGCAGCATGCTTTGGTGGGCTTGTGTTAGAtacacaaaagcaaaacagcCGATCTGACCTTTAAGTCACAATTAATAGTGAAAATGTAGGAAGTAAATAGTGCTTTGCTCTGAGTGACTCTATACCACTATATAAATGACTGTATATACACTATACGATGGTTACGCAACGTTATTGAGGCCTCCAGGAAAAAGTGAAGGCTGCCTGTGTGAGTGAGGCAGGGTGCTGAGGGGGCAACTGTTTCCTTTTGCTGGCTTACGAGCTAAAGGACTCAGTATCCACAGACCTATTAAGTGATAAAGCTGTCAGTTAAGAGCTTAGCAGAGCATAGCAGAGGGAGCAGGGGGATCCAAATGCTAATGGGGTGCTAGCTTAAATGACTTAAACAAGCTGTGCTACAACTCTTTTGTCGTACTTTTACGTATAACTAGACATTCACGACTGCAAGTTTTCCATGGATGCAGTGAAATATCATGCAACACGATACAATATTAACAAAGAGCCTGTCAAGTGTGAGAGGCAAAACCatcttctttcagtttttcagtcTACTCTCACTGCTTTGAACATGAAGACTCATCAGAGGAGTGTGAAGATGTGAAGGACAGTTCAAGCATCATGTCCAAGtcacttttcttctcttttcaggATTATAGAGACATTTTAACAAGAACATTTTGTGGAATTACTTTTATGTGGAGCTTTAAAACTCCAAATAAAAGCCTATAAATGTGAACACATGGAACACTTATTCACCATTCCCAGTTTTGGCTGTCTACCTTCTCAAAGATCTCTGCTGCCATCTGGTATAGAAACATTGTATGATTTCAGTAAACTACAACCTCTACGCTCATATATTGTTAACAGTCTGTGTCATATAGGTTAAAGCTATGAAGTTGTACCTGTGGGGTGGCTGTAGTTCAGGAGGTTgagcaggtcagctactaaTCAGAATCAGCTGTTAGTTAGGCTACTCCAGTCTGCTTAggtaagatactaaccccaagttgatCTCGTGTGCTTCCATCAGAGTAtggatgtgtgtgaatgttagacagaaagcacttaagcctagaaaaaagtgcttgtgtgatgtTGTATTAAGTGCTTTGTatagtagaaaagtgctatagaAGAATCAGTCTGTTTACTGTTTAAATGAGCTAATCATATTCagcatttgtattttgtttggCAGGGATGCtacaaaatatacatatatagaaaATAATGAAGCACTGGAGGCAGGCAGTTAGCAAAGACAACATGCAACAGAATCACTTTATAGCAAGTCTGTGAAATTAGTTTTTAGAAGTGATTTAAATCAGGTCACTGATCGTGTGAGCCTGAGTTCCTCAGACAGGCCATTCCAAGGGGAAGAAGGAAAGAACCCATATTAGCACTGTCAGTAAAAGCTACCGATTGTTGTTTTAGTATGGAAACTTGGagccaggatatgtccttcaatgcacatattaaacaaatgtgtaggactgctttcttccatttgtgcaacatctctaaaattagaaatatcctgtctcttctattacttccaggctggactactgtaattcattattatcaggaagtcctaaaaactccttgaaaagccttcagttaatccaaaatgctgcagcaagagtcctgacagggactagaaagagagagcagatttctcctgtattggcttcccttcattggcttcctgttaaatccagaattcaaaatcctgctcctcacatacaaggtcttaaataatcaggccccatcttatcttaatgaccttgtagtaccatatcaccctattagagcacttcgctctcacactgcaggcttacttgttgttcctagagtatttaaaagtagaattggaggcagagccttcagttttcaggcccctgagcctggttctgctggaggtttcttcctgttaaaagggagtttttccttcccactgtcgccaaagtgcttgctcatagggggtcatatgattgtcgggtttttctctgtatgtattattgtagggtctaccttacaatataaagcaccttgaaactgttgttgtgatttggtatcAGCGAGACTGCATGCTACATTGACCTGCTGCACCATCTTGTGGTCCAAATTAATATTACAAGAACGTATGACCCTGCCCTACTGTAACTTCTGTCTTCAACGCAGTATGTTGACTTAAAGTCATAGAGGTTGTCTCTCTGCATTCTGTTGGATTACAGTCGTTCTAGAGTTTAAActcaatttaaatttaaaagccAGATGTTTTTTGTAACTGCTCTTGAGCAACTGTTctcattgaatcatatctggtagtcatgttcttaagaaacaggaaaaaaatccagcaaggACATGACACGAGACCTAAGAGATTCAACTAAGCTcttcagaaatggtctcagcgATGGGTGAGTTGGCTCTGGTGAGGTGAAAGGTAGGAACAACAGATGGGTTTAGAGTGGAGGCAGGATTACATCGGGGACTGGGTCTGAGCCCCTTCTTCTTTGCAGTGGTGGTGGAAGGGCTGAggtttgcagatgacattgtGATCTATAGTGTGAGTAGGTAAAAGAGAGCAAGAAGAGGTGCAAATGTGTTCGAGAGAgaatgaaagtaacaaaatgcATGAGAGTGAATGAGAAGGAGACAGGCAGAAAGGTGAACATACAGGCAGTGaaggtagatgagtttaaatacctgaggTTAACTATCCTGGTGAAGAAGCGAGTGctggcagggtggagtgggtggagacgagtgtcagggctgatttgtgacagaaggacagCATCAAGAATGAAAAGTTAGGTTTACAAgatgtatttccatgtatgtttgcacgtGTTTAAATCACACCTATTTTCCTAGAAAATGTAAATGAGGGGTAGAGCAACACTTTTGCACAGTAGCTTtaatgatgtatggtttggagacagaATCACTCAGAAAAAGACTGGAAGGAAAGAGTGAAAGTTGCTCTCCAGAGTCAACATTTGGGTTGTCTTTGGGAGTGACCTGAATGGACAAGATGAGAAATGAGTAGATCacagggacagctcaggttgagtggTGTGGACACAAAGTTAGAGAGACGAGGCTAAGATGTGCAGAGGGATCGTGAATATACTAAACAAAGGATGCATGAAGAGAGAAGGAACACCAAAGAAAGGTTCATGGAAGAAGTCATGAAGGATATGCAGAGAGCTGgggtgacagaagaggatgctaaAGATGAGACAATACAGAGGCAGATGATGCACTGCAGTGACCCTTAAAGAGCAGagccaaaacaaaaagaagatattAAATGTGCGGTAATTTATGTCTCAAtagtgccctcttgtggtcaTAATAGTAACAGAGTGTAATGGAGACTTGCTCAGTTTTGagccaaaataaaatgaaagtttaaaaaaacatggaatattacattttaagaacacatcttttaattttaatcaACAAATTACATCAATATTTCCTCACAAAGTGAATGTTAACCGACTGTAAAAATAGAATCAAATTCACACACTGCTCATAAAAGAGATAATAGATCAAGCCAAAGGTTActgttttatttatctttataaaacaataaaacaagattcATCTGATCATGaacatctgtgaaaagcactttTGTTTCTTTGGAAAGATCGTACCATAGTGAGGTCACAGTGTCTCTAGTTATAAAAGCCTCTCCAGTACCAGCAGGTGCAATTGAGGCCCGCTGCAATGAGCAGGATGACCAGCAGGGCGATGAGGAGACCGAGGCCGATGATGGTGGCAAGAATGGCCCACACCAGGGTCCTCTTGGACATGTCAATCAGCGGCGACGTGAGGGCCATCCGAGCCCTGCGTGCCCGCCGGCGGTTCTGAGGAGGGTACCTGGCCAAGTTAACGCTCTCCATGCCCAGTGACCGGAGCATGCATGCCCTGTGGTGGCTCAGCTGGTCAAAGGTGTGTTTGCCATGGTAGCGTCCCATACCACTCTGACCTGGAGGGGTGACACACAAGTCAGTCATGTCTTCTAAAAGGAGCGCTTCATTTGTAATTTGTGCTGTCAGTATGTGCTCACACATGGACTGTAACAGGGTTAGAGTGACTTTTTCTTGCATCAGTGATCACAGTGCAAACGTGCTCCTGATGTAAAGCTCTCCAATATTGTGGAGTCTCCATACATCACTGAAGGTTTAAAAGGTGAATTGGCTGATGTTAGTAGTGTGAATGATATAACACTTAGCTTGAATAGTTTTATTGCTTGCCCACAGATTTGCACAGTGGGTCAGTTTGTGATTGTAGGGTCATTTTTTAACTCAAATGAGGGAGATTACAACACAGccaagagacagacagacagtccTCTCCACATGTCCAGCCAGCTTGCAAGCACAGCCGTCTCATCTAGCCAGAGATGCTGaataataacacatttaatGTTGGAGGGCAAGCTTACACATGGGAAGTCCAGGTTTCAGTAAGATACATGAAGATGCATGCTATTACCGAAATAGGCAGTGTTCTCCAGAACTCAAATTTGATCTTAATCTTGTCCAGTATAGCTGCATAATTTGCTTCATATAACACTTTTAATTGTTTGTAATCTCAGCTCCTGAATGTATTCTTATTCAGAGTTGGTTTAAATGGGACTTCATGAAGAAAGTCTGGTTCACTAAGCACAACAGGCATCAGCTCAGAATCAGCCCGACAACATCAGCTGTAGTTCCAATAAATGTGTGGAACTGTTTTTTCAAATTTGCAGGAGCTGTCGATGAATGTTTGCTCATTGCTCCacagcacacacagaaaaaagccaaacgGAGCAAGTTTTATTAAAAAGGAGTCAACTCATCCTGAGAAAGGAGATGGGTTACTAAGTTAAAGGTTCACTTCTGCTGCCAGCAGATAAGAGCTACTCACTAGTAGCTTAAAGGTAACACAAATGTGACCTAACACAGAAAAAGTTCACCACTCAGTGCTGGCCCGCTCACTGACTGAGCAGCTCTTCACAAGCTTGACTCACTGCTGAATGAATGGGTGGCAGCTGAGCTCCTGGAAGCgacaggacacacacacgcacacacacgcacagacagcGCAAAGAATAGGAGGGCTGTCCGTGGCATGTCCAGTAACCAACAAGTTACCACTGACAAGTTAGCCAATGAGCAAGCGGTATCACACTCGGACCCGCTTCTCTCCAtcccattcttttttaaaaccaaTGTTTAGCTGCATCCATCTTTGATTCTGTAGTTTTGTCTTTCATCTGACATCATGGTTTAGCTGACACTGTTTCAtctgatgttgtgtttttttgtctaAAGTTGTCACATTTTGTGAAGCTTTCCCACTTCAAAGCCACACTTTGAAGTATTCCTACCTACACCACCGAACGGGAGGGAGTTGAGCGTATAGTGCATCATGACGTCGTTGACCGTCACTCCACCGCTCGTCGTCTCcgcaatcattttttttattgcctgtGAGAAACGTGAGAAGAAATCGTTGTAAGACGAGCACGAAGAACGCTGCTAACGTTAAAAGCTACTTAAAGATGGTTCCTTCTCACCTTCTTGTCAGAGCAAAAGATGTACAGAGCCAGGGGCTTCTCTCTCTCATTGATGAAGGTGATGGCATTGTCCATGTCACTCACTGTAACTATGGGCAGCACGGGGCCGAAGATCTCCTCCTGCATCAGCCTGGAGTGGGGCGGCACGTCCTTCAGCACCGTTGGGGCTTTCAGtgcaacatcaacatttatcaAACAGAACACAGATGGATCTGCATCACATGATTCAATCTGCATTTTCATTACCAATGTAGCGCTGTGAGGAATCACTCTGTCCACCCACCACAGGAGTGTAACCCTCCATCAGCCCCATGATTCTGTTGAAGTGACGCTGGTTGACAATTCGCCCGTAGTCAGGTGAGCATTTTGGATCGGCACCATAAAACTCCTGGAATGGAGCAGAGAGGTAGTCTCAGTAAGGTTTCACACCGTGCAGCTCCACCTGTATGTGCGATGTCACAGTGATTCTCTTTGGTCATTGGGTGCTTTACCAGAAGTGTTTGTCGGATGCACTCCACCACTCGGCCCTGGATGCACGGCTCACACAGAATGTAGTCTGGAGCGATGCACGTCTGCCCACAGTTGATGAACTTCCCCCATGTGATACGACTGCAAACAAACCAGGTGGAGAACAACTTTACaatattcatgtttttgtttatttttagaggAACTTTATTCCTTTTATTGAGAGTGTAGCTATCccccccaaaataaaaaaaacaacgagTTTGCACCTCCTTTTTCTTGCTTTGACATTTACTTCCTTTAACTGAGGAAAGATTTGTTACGGCCGcagcagggcctcctcctgaagtTGCCTGTGTGGACGTGTCCTACCATCTCTCCTGCCTTAGGTGccacctttttcttttgtacagcTGACTCACAGCAATTAAAGGTATTTAAGGGCAGAGTGCCATGTGAgtggttgcagctagtgagctgtgtttCGTGATTGTTTGCTCCTGCTTGATGGAGAGGAGTGTGTTTGGTTACTAACCCTTTTCTGACTTACTTTTCAGTTTACTGACCGAcgcttgagttttgttttgttcctttaaatggtgatagcagcttgtccgtctcttttagttGAGTTATTAGtagaaactttaataaaactctcTAATTcaggcgatcgtggctcaagagttgggagttcgccttgtaatcggaaggttgccggttcgagccccagcttggacagtctcagtcgttgtgtccttgggcaacacttcacccgttgcctactggtggtggtcagagggcccggtggcgccagtgtttggcagcctcgcctctgtcagtgcgccccagggtggctgtggctacaatgtagcttgctatcacgtgtgtgtgaatgggtggatgactggatgtgtaaagcgctttggggtccttagggactagtaaagcactatacaaatacagaccatttaaTTTAACCCCTTTTGCCTCCctgtctcctttttctgaccCGCACACTTTTGTTACTTTCCCTGGACCCTTTTAGGGGAATGTAACAGATTCTGGTAACATCAGATGGTTTATGACATTTCTGTGAGTTTGATCTTTTCTATTTCAGTCCTTACAATAAagagtttgttgttttttgtacagTAGGCTtgacatatttaattaaatgaCAGAGCTGGAGGTTAATTCAGTCCCAGGAGTTCCAGAAGAGTGGGTCAAAGTGTGCTGCGTTTAAGGACCTGTATTTTCCAGCTTTTTGAGCCCTTGTAATTGAAGCACAGGAAAAGACTCAAACTAAGCTCTGTTTAACTGCAACCAAACCAAATGTATATTTAAGTTCATTTACTCAATAAAATATCAAGGCCTAATATTTATGAACTGAAACCAAACAATGTTTGTCACGTTAGTCAAAATGTCCATGTGAATTTTTATACTCAGGAATTTCTTAACCAACATTTTAATATATTCAGCTTTCAAGAGTGTTTCTGTTTCTTGTTGTATCCAGGTCACACAGCCTGTTTCAATGATAGTTACTGCGTTATGGTTTAAAAAGTGCATGTGCTATACCGTGTGCATCcactgaaacataaagaagtaTTAATGTATGTTGTTGGGGTTTGGAGAAGATTGTAAGTTCTGCTATTATTGTGATGAGCTTCAGTCACCCTGATATGTACCTGCAGACACAGTCAGCACCTCTGTGCCCGCTTTGATTATCAGAGTTTTAAATTCCCGTGTCAGCAGCTGTAATTCACTTCATTTGGCTAAATGTGGATTACCGGCAGGCGACCCTGATGTCGCAGTTCTTGTCAATGTAGCAGGGGCTCTTCCCTCCCAGCTCCAGGGTCACTGGGGTGAGGTGACGAGCTGCAGCTTCCATCACCAGTTTGGCCACTGTGCTGCTGCCCGTGAACACGATGTGGTCAAACCTGAGCCTCAGCAGTTCCTGGGTCTCTGACACACTACCTGTCACCACTGGGTACAGatcctgcaaaacaaacacatttactgATATGTAAATTATTTACATTAAGCACAGAGTAACTGTAATATAGGTCATGTTTCCAAACATATAGTGATGGGAAAATGATTTGGCACCTGCCTGACTGCTCTACTGGGGAGGGGgggtcacacttacatgtttcagattaaacaaattttaatattagacagtGATAAACCaaataaatgcagttttaaattatatattatttatgaAGTGGAAAAGGCTCGCACACTCATGTCTGATTATCAGACCTGATGAATCAATAAATCACTTAAACAGAACTCGAGTCACAAAGTAAAGTAGgctaaaagcaacacatcacaCCATGATCTGAAGAAAGAGATTAGAAACAAAATCACTGACATCTGTGCGTTTGCATCAACAACTCATCCAGGAGGACACCCATGAACCCACAACAGCATCTACAGAACTACTACTTTCCTCAgctaaggtcagagttcatgattcaacaggATGACTGTTCATGCTCAAAAACCCTCCAACGTGGCTGACATGAAACAGTAGAAGACTCACAAACGCTTGACTGGAATTAGGTTTATTAGGTTTAGGAGGAAATGACCCTTTCACACAGGGCAAGGCAGGTTTGCAGAGCTTTtttccttaataaatgaaatcatcatttaaaaactgcattttgtaattgctttggttatttttgtctattatactttgttttttgatcatctgaaacatttaatgtGCAAAAATTCCTTTTTTGTAGCAGCATATTCAGTGAAATGGCAACAAAAGTTGAATCCTGTGTGTCCAGGCATTGGGGTCTAAATGTCTAAAGCACTGTAGTATGATGGCTCAAGGCTTTAATGCATGAACAATAGACCTGGTGTTCAGACCTTGTCCAGATAGCGAGGCAGCAATGCCCGGAGCAGCAGGGACGAGCACTCGCTGAGCTCCGATGGCTTCACCACAGCTGCATTCCCTGCAAAGAGAGAACAGTTTTCCATGAACGGGATGAGATCACTGTGTGACGCAAAGCAGGCGTGTAGGAGGCTGAGaatgcagagagagaggcagtcagATGCACTCTGTTTccattagtattttattttttgaatctGTTTTGCAAAATGCAAAAGTTGAACGACGGGGAGCAAAAACTACGTTTCTGATCCGTCAGCTGGCGTGTCTGGTACTGAGACAAGCTGATCTGCTGGGACTCTGACTAACACTATCAGTTACACTGATTGTTTCTGTATTTCATGGAGTTCAGCTGACTTTTTTTTacctacatttaaaaaaagaggatgTTATGTAGAGTAAAACATTCCCAGTGTGGGTGATTGCCTTGTTAGATCTGTTAGCATgttataaatacaaaatacattttgggttTGATAAAGTCTAACATGACAGAAACCAGCTGCACACAACTGAAAACAGCACAGTGACTGTGTGACACCGGGTTGCGGCCGTGCCTTCTCAAAGCCATTTCAGACTGCTGTTATCAGGGGTGTACGTGACTAAGTCGCAGGTGTGGAGAGAGTGTCTCCCTACCTGCAGCAATGGCGCCAACAAGTGGCATGAGAGTAAGGGCCCAGGGGTAGTTCCAGGCCCCGATGATGAGTACGACTCCCAGCGGCTCTGGCTGGATATAAACCTCATCTGATATAGTGAGGAGGTTCTTTTCTGCCGGTCGAGGAGCAGCCCACTCTCCAAGCTTCTGAATAGCCAGCTTAATCTCGTTCTCAATTCCAATCAGCTCCAGGAGTGGTGTGTCATACTGACTCTGCAGGAAACCCAACACAGTTTTCAGTTAAGCAAGCAAACGAGCCCCGATATACACATTGTATTTCATATCTTATTCTTAGTCTCTCGTGTCTGCTAACTCTGTTGATGTCCTGTTTGAGAGCAGTGGctatctctgtctctttctcagCGATCATCCTCTGTAGGGCATGGAGCTGCTGCAGTCTGAACTCTAGAGGTCGAGTCCTGCCGCTCAGGAAGGCCTCCCTGGCCCGCTGCACCGCCTGCCTCTCCATACACACACCTGCATGAGAACAGAAAAGTATTTGTCCATAGGATTCTCAAATGTTCACAGACAAGCTGTCGTTCTAGCAGAGGTGTTCCAAACATTTCTGTTGTCACCAGGAAAGCCTATCTGCCCTCCTAGCTTACCTTAGAGTAAGAATGTGTGCTCTGCCGAACTAATGTTGTTTTATTCTCAGCAATTTGAAGATCAAAAAAGACGACTGTAAGTTACAGAGTTTAATATTATCAAAGGCTTTATAGACAGACAACATAAGCAGTGTCGGCCGTAATAAAAAGCAGCCTTGAGGCGCTGAAGCAAGAgacaccaccacacacacacacacagacacacacagacacacacacagacacacacacagacacacacagacacacacacagacaacaaaTGATTTGATAAACAACTGACACGTCTGAGAAAATGAACTGAAGTTTATCCAAGTAAAACAGAATGGCAAAGGTGGATATTCAGCCCCAAACACATGTTACGTATTGTGGACACTTTGCAGTGTGTTAGTGTGTCCGGTATCAAAACGCAGTGAACACTTCATGCCTTACAGTCATAACTGACACAATGTCAGTGACAAAGTGGAATAAGAATTTTGCCTTGAGTTGTGTCGAAACTTAAAATATACTTTAGTTCCCTAAAGTAAAGAAAGAACTTTAGAAGAAATAAACAcgctaaatataaaaatacacgTACTTGACAAAACGAAGTCAAATAGAACATGTATCGTTTTGTCAGTGTAGTAAATCTGAGGTGGTCTGATGCATGTGTTTACTGAGACTGTGTCACAGGTTTGCATAGCTGATAACTGTGCTGTTATCAAAGTCTTAATTGTTCCAAGCTGAGAAAAACTTCCCACATCGTAAATAACTAGCTGTATTTTGcatataaaaacaagaaaagacgCAAACTCCCTGAAAGATGAGTAAATGAgactaaataaaaatgaagagcTCCTCTGGTGTTCGCCGCGCAGACCTGACGAACAGCTCACATCACTACAGAAAACTGATTCTGTCCGCTAAATGCCGCACAGCTCGTCATTTTACAATTAATGAATCATGTTATTGATCACCGATAATTCACCATGGCGCCCACTATCAAAGTCTTAAACTTACCGAAGCTCAGGTGGAATTGTCCCTCAGATATAAGCTGCAGGCCGTCACTCGTGTGATCTCACGGACGCGCTGCGGGatccctccctccctcaccCACCGCCCTCACCCACCGCCCTCACCCAGCATTGTCCTGTGTTCATCGGTCACGCTGCTCTGGGATCAGTTTACCGGGGCAGATTGGTTACCGTGTCCACGTTCACTGAGACCGATAACGTCGTGCGCATGTGCACACCCCACTTCAGCTTCAGCAATGAGGGAACTTTCAGCTTGgctcatcttatcttaatagcagtcattcagtcagacAATCTATTACAGCCTTGGGGTGATGTTAATGATATACCACAGACAAGAGATAAATCAGCTGTGCACAAGGCAAAGAAACGGACAAAGTAATTTCAGCAAATCCCTGACTATTAACTTTTTATTGATGTTCAATAGCAGACAGAACAGACATTAACACGGAGAACTGGCATCTTGCTGGCTTAGCTCTTAAGCAGGAGTTAacagtgattttgtttttattcttaaaaGAATCACAGCATCACAGACAGGTTTGTATTTTCAATATCTACCAGAATCAGAGTGaatactgaaaaacaaagaattaaacTCAAAGTGTAGCTAAACGTGTAACAGAAAGGAGATGCAACaataacagaagaaaaacaaatatcagTGAAATATCATGGAGCATAAAACATCTGCAGTGCTGTGCTC
The window above is part of the Pelmatolapia mariae isolate MD_Pm_ZW linkage group LG14, Pm_UMD_F_2, whole genome shotgun sequence genome. Proteins encoded here:
- the LOC134641138 gene encoding aldehyde dehydrogenase, dimeric NADP-preferring-like; amino-acid sequence: MERQAVQRAREAFLSGRTRPLEFRLQQLHALQRMIAEKETEIATALKQDINRSQYDTPLLELIGIENEIKLAIQKLGEWAAPRPAEKNLLTISDEVYIQPEPLGVVLIIGAWNYPWALTLMPLVGAIAAGNAAVVKPSELSECSSLLLRALLPRYLDKDLYPVVTGSVSETQELLRLRFDHIVFTGSSTVAKLVMEAAARHLTPVTLELGGKSPCYIDKNCDIRVACRRITWGKFINCGQTCIAPDYILCEPCIQGRVVECIRQTLLEFYGADPKCSPDYGRIVNQRHFNRIMGLMEGYTPVVGGQSDSSQRYIAPTVLKDVPPHSRLMQEEIFGPVLPIVTVSDMDNAITFINEREKPLALYIFCSDKKAIKKMIAETTSGGVTVNDVMMHYTLNSLPFGGVGQSGMGRYHGKHTFDQLSHHRACMLRSLGMESVNLARYPPQNRRRARRARMALTSPLIDMSKRTLVWAILATIIGLGLLIALLVILLIAAGLNCTCWYWRGFYN